In Macadamia integrifolia cultivar HAES 741 chromosome 1, SCU_Mint_v3, whole genome shotgun sequence, a single window of DNA contains:
- the LOC122072615 gene encoding uncharacterized protein LOC122072615: protein MSCSFVITALVSHLASIKALNGNYEEWLESLTVTLALMLLDITMLTDEPPKPTTASNAEAKALSKEWEESNRLCTLVIRHTIDKSIRGSIIEPKKATYFLTAVAKKFKKFDKAERGTFEDVLKHKEKFAKR, encoded by the exons ATGTCGTGCTCTTTTGTCATCACAG CTTTGGTATCCCACCTTGCGTCAATTAAGGCACTCAATGGCAATTATGAGGAGTGGCTTGAATCCCTAACTGTGACGCTAGCACTCATGCTTTTGGACATTACTATGTTAACTGATGAGCCTCCTAAACCTACGACTGCAAGTAATGCTGAAGCCAAGGCTCTCTCAAAAGAGTGGGAGGAATCAAATCGTTTGTGTACCTTGGTTATAAGGCACACCATTGATAAGTCTATTAGAGGGAGTATAATTGAACCAAAGAAGGCCACATATTTTTTGACAGCAGTTGCTaagaaatttaagaaatttGACAAGGCAGAAAGGGGAACATTTGAAGATGTTCTCAAACACAAG GAAAAATTTGCCAAAAGGTGA